A window of Halogeometricum sp. S1BR25-6 genomic DNA:
CCCGCAGGTCGGGCACGTACTTCGCGCGCTCGATGGTCGTCGCGTCGAGTTCGCGCTTGCCGGGCGTGTACTGGCCCATCGCGGTGACGTGCGCGCCGTCCTCCAACCGGTCGCCGTCGAACACCGGTTCCGAGGCGTTCGTCGCCGTCACGACGATGTCCGCGTCCTCGACGGCCGCGGCCGGGGAGGCGACGGCGGCGACGCTGGCGTCCAGCCTGCGGTCCATCTCGCCGGCGAACGACTCGCGGCTCTCCTTCGTCGGCGAGTACACCCAGACCGTCTCCAAGTCCCGCACCGCCGCCGTGGCTCGAAGCTGTCCCCGCGCCTGCGCGCCGCTGCCGAGTATCGCGAGCGTCGTCGCGTCCTCGCGAGCGAGGGCGTCGACGCCGACGGCGCCGGCGGCGCCCGTCTTGAACGGGTTCATGCTCGCGCCGTCGATGAGCGCCAGCGGTTCGCCCGACTCGGCGTCGAACAGCGGCGTCATGAACCACGCGTCGCTCGCGCCGAACCCGGCGCTGTAGGCGTACCCGCCCATCGCGCCCGTCTCCGGGAGGACGGCGGCGTAGGTGGTGAGAAAGCCCGGTGGGTCCTCGTTCGTGAGCTTCGTTCGCGGTTCGGCCGGCGCCCCCTCGCCGCGCTGTCGGTAGGCGTCGCGGACGGCGTCGACGAACTCGGCGGGCGTCGCGAGACCGGCCACGTCGTCGCTCGTCAGAAACAGCGTCTCGGTCATGGGGGGTACATCGAACGCCAGCGTGATGAACGTGCGGGACGGCGGCGCGGTGAAGAACGGCGTCTCCGCCGGACCGTCCGACTGCGGACGATGCGGCGGCGGACGACACGGCGGCGGACGGCGCGTCAACCGACGCGAACGGCGCCGTCGCTCGCGGAGAAGTTGTCGGGAAAGTGATAATTCGAACGCAGATGTCGTCGGTGTGACAGGGAGAGACGACTAGTCGGCGTCGACGGGCGTCGCGGGGTTCGAGTGCGCGTTGGTCGACGCGTCCGTCTTCACGGTCCGCCCCGCGCGGGAGGAGACGGGTCCGTTGACGAACAGCGCGTGCCCGACGATGCCGGCGGCGACGGCGGCGGCGACGGGAACCGCCTGCGTCAGGTCGAATCCGACGAGCGACAGCGTGCCGGTGAGACCGAGAAGTGCGAGCGGAATGAGGCCGAGAACGTAGTCGTAGTACCCTGTCATAATACATACTACGATACGGGTACACGTCATATAATTCTTTTCCATTGCTCACCGGTACCTACTCTGTTAGCACCTCGTGGGTTTTCTATAAGTTATAGAGCCGTGTGGAGCGTATGATTCCTGTTAGCACATCATTCACCCCGCTAGTTCAGGATACAAACAAATACTCCGAAAGGGCAACCTCTCCGAGTGCAGGTCCGTTCCACATTCTGCCCCCACCCGAGCGTTCAACTGTGCGCTGGTTCGACTCACCGACGTGAATCGTAACGACCGTTCGATCGTCGCCCTCGTGATGCTCGCTCACGGGATGG
This region includes:
- a CDS encoding ornithine cyclodeaminase family protein; translated protein: MTETLFLTSDDVAGLATPAEFVDAVRDAYRQRGEGAPAEPRTKLTNEDPPGFLTTYAAVLPETGAMGGYAYSAGFGASDAWFMTPLFDAESGEPLALIDGASMNPFKTGAAGAVGVDALAREDATTLAILGSGAQARGQLRATAAVRDLETVWVYSPTKESRESFAGEMDRRLDASVAAVASPAAAVEDADIVVTATNASEPVFDGDRLEDGAHVTAMGQYTPGKRELDATTIERAKYVPDLRARATQDAGSFMHALDEGVVDEDHIYAELGEVVAGEVEGRENDQEVTVFDSGGTGIETVAGGYLLYEKAKSEGLGTTIDFSPASESLTGE